The following coding sequences are from one Ooceraea biroi isolate clonal line C1 chromosome 5, Obir_v5.4, whole genome shotgun sequence window:
- the LOC113561891 gene encoding meiotic recombination protein W68-like, translating to MVTYISQTFHDINFYPQTCYAFIMVVLCWNVFRSFGSSALSKENESLACHNARWLGIHPSELIDLGAKTISLTEADLAKLRSIEGRSYVNEAISKQLSILRNGKAEIEAISSFAKNFLTGTYLPYKIDSHDHI from the coding sequence atgGTAACTTATATTTCTCAAACATTtcacgatattaatttttatccgcAAACGTGCTATGCTTTCATTATGGTGGTGCTATGTTGGAATGTTTTCCGCAGCTTTGGCTCATCAGCTCTTTCTAAAGAAAACGAGAGCTTGGCTTGCCATAACGCGCGCTGGCTTGGAATCCATCCCTCGGAATTGATTGATTTAGGAGCGAAAACAATCTCGCTCACTGAAGCCGATCTCGCGAAATTGAGATCCATCGAAGGCCGGTCTTACGTAAACGAGGCTATATCGAAGCAGCTGAGCATATTGCGGAATGGCAAGGCAGAAATAGAGGCGATATCTTCCTTCGCGAAGAACTTCCTTACGGGAACATATTTACCTTATAAAATAGACAGTCATGATCATATTTAA
- the LOC105281267 gene encoding DNA topoisomerase 6 subunit A, giving the protein MSKANKLFQQQELASIANKSRVQEKRIDIPIVDNKEFRCNIFSTACRIYILLLQACIELNTYKFICIQHVINLVLHVISRMDLISRIENVTLKIIEQLSTGRPPRISYSSKQSVTVESSLPQENVYPGYSQSTDTERDTMSFDSSSDTMSFNSPSDFDEEQDTDEEDDTQCSGETTVDFARKRSRNKFTLMAMIMAEAHYLLLTNTTKTRRSFYYDLKNETTEYLVPNQIYVDRALNSVANLLECAPWNLQLLATNKGLVAGNITITLVDSQVINCSIPEGVEIPQIISNVTSISVKANFVLVIEKDAAFQKLLQENCPRVLNCILVTGKGYPDVSTRMLVKMLSEKMDLPIYIVVDADPFGVEIMLIYR; this is encoded by the exons atgtcaaagGCAAACAAACTCTTTCAACAGCAAGAACTTGCATCGATCGCCAACAAGTCAAGAGTTCAAGAAAAGCGTATCGACATACCGATAGTCGACAATAAAGAATTCAGGTGCAATATCTTCTCAACTGCTTGccgcatttatattttattattgcaagcatgtattgaattaaatacatataaattcataTGCATTCAGCATGTAATCAATCTTGTCTTACACGTAATATCTAGAATGGATTTAATATCACGCATCGAAAATGTTACGCTGAAGATAATAGAACAACTGTCTACTGGAAGACCACCACGTATATCATACTCCAGCAAGCAGAGCGTTACCGTAGAATCCAGCTTGCCTCAAGAAAACGTTTATCCAGGATACTCACAATCAACCGATACTGAACGAGATACAATGTCCTTCGATTCTTCATCAGATACAATGTCCTTCAATTCTCCATCAGATTTCGATGAAGAACAAGATACAGACGAAGAAGACGATACTCAATGTTCGGGAGAAACGACCGTTGACTTCGCAAGGAAACGCAGCAGGAACAAATTTACCTTAATGGCGATGATAATGGCTGAGGCTCATTATTTGTTGTTAACGAATACGACCAAAACGAGACGATCGTTTTACTATGATTTGAAGAACGAAACAACCGAATATTTGGTACCTAATCAGATATATGTTGATCGTGCATTGAACAGCGTTGCTAATTTATTGGAATGTGCACCATGGAATCTGC AACTGCTCGCAACGAACAAGGGCTTGGTGGCAGGAAACATAACTATTACGCTAGTCGATAGTCAAGTCATCAATTGTTCTATACCAGAAGGTGTGGAGATCCCACAGATCATTTCGAATGTAACTTCCATTAGCGTAAAAGCCAATTTCGTCTTGGTTATTGAGAAGGACGCTGCTTTCCAAAAGTTGCTTCAGGAAAATTGCCCTCGCGTTCTAAATTGCATTCTAGTGACGGGGAAGGGCTATCCGGACGTAAGCACGAGAATGTTGGTTAAAATGTTATCCGAAAAAATGGATCTCCCGATTTACATAGTCGTAGATGCGGATCCTTTCGGCGTGGAAATCATGCTAATTTATCGGTAG